In Blautia wexlerae DSM 19850, a single window of DNA contains:
- a CDS encoding response regulator transcription factor, which produces MKMDNHILVVEDDAAIREGVRILLEGEGYIVQEAEDGYQCLKKVSDDIDLVILDIMMPGISGIKTCEEIRKISHVPVLFLTAKSQESDKLLGLMAGGDDYLVKPFSYAELLARVKALLRRYHVYSQTLQGEKTKEHWIEYGKVKVNTQCNEVFRNEKEISLREMEYRILLLMMENPKKVFSVKNLYESLWEEPFLYSSGNTVMVHIRRLRMKIEDDPQKPKMIQTVWGKGYRLG; this is translated from the coding sequence ATGAAAATGGATAATCATATTTTGGTTGTAGAAGATGATGCAGCAATTAGAGAAGGAGTGAGGATACTTCTTGAAGGTGAGGGATATATTGTTCAGGAAGCAGAGGATGGATATCAGTGTTTGAAAAAAGTATCAGATGATATTGACCTTGTTATTCTTGATATTATGATGCCGGGAATATCCGGGATAAAAACTTGTGAAGAAATTCGAAAAATCTCACATGTTCCAGTGTTGTTTCTGACAGCCAAAAGTCAGGAATCTGATAAATTACTCGGACTTATGGCAGGAGGTGATGACTATCTCGTGAAACCATTTTCGTATGCGGAACTTCTTGCCCGGGTTAAAGCGTTACTACGAAGATATCATGTATATAGTCAGACATTACAAGGTGAGAAGACAAAAGAACATTGGATTGAATATGGAAAAGTAAAAGTGAATACTCAATGTAATGAGGTATTCCGCAATGAAAAGGAAATCAGTCTCAGAGAAATGGAATACAGAATCTTATTGCTTATGATGGAAAACCCGAAAAAGGTATTCTCGGTAAAAAATCTTTATGAGAGTTTGTGGGAGGAGCCGTTCTTATATTCATCTGGAAATACTGTTATGGTGCATATCCGAAGATTACGAATGAAAATCGAAGATGATCCACAAAAGCCAAAGATGATTCAAACCGTATGGGGAAAGGGATATCGCCTTGGATAA
- a CDS encoding C39 family peptidase, which yields MGKSCSKIILLILILAAWIVVTVRAKKTEEGIILTDAYKKQIMESAEWKKIFLHTENYPDILLEDLKRNPEMLEFVEGYNDVHKKSSEGLTFEERKKKVPLFIQWDKRWGYEPYGTSDIGISGCGPTCMAMVIYSLTRNTEATPLVLAQKSMNEGYYVDGIGTSWKFMREAALDYGVIASQFDMLGEQEMADRLKDGNLIICAMGPGDFTNSGHFIVIYDYSRKKFSVNDPFSYTNSSKKWEYTTLISQCQQIWVYAV from the coding sequence ATGGGAAAAAGTTGTAGTAAAATTATTCTTCTGATTTTAATTCTGGCAGCATGGATAGTTGTGACAGTAAGAGCGAAAAAAACTGAAGAGGGTATTATATTGACAGATGCTTACAAAAAACAGATAATGGAAAGTGCAGAGTGGAAGAAGATATTTTTACATACAGAAAATTACCCGGATATTCTTTTAGAGGATTTAAAAAGAAATCCGGAAATGCTGGAATTTGTCGAAGGATACAATGATGTACATAAGAAGTCTTCTGAAGGACTTACATTTGAGGAACGGAAGAAAAAAGTTCCTTTATTTATTCAATGGGATAAAAGATGGGGATATGAACCTTATGGAACAAGTGATATAGGAATTTCCGGATGTGGTCCGACGTGCATGGCAATGGTAATATACAGTTTAACCAGAAATACAGAGGCAACACCACTTGTGCTTGCGCAAAAATCCATGAACGAGGGATATTATGTAGATGGTATTGGAACATCCTGGAAATTCATGAGAGAAGCTGCTTTGGATTACGGTGTAATTGCTTCGCAATTTGATATGCTGGGAGAACAGGAAATGGCCGACAGACTTAAAGATGGAAATCTGATAATCTGTGCTATGGGTCCCGGAGATTTTACAAATTCAGGGCATTTTATTGTTATTTATGATTATTCCAGAAAGAAATTTTCTGTAAACGATCCATTCAGCTATACAAACAGTTCAAAAAAATGGGAATATACGACCCTGATTTCTCAATGTCAGCAAATATGGGTATATGCAGTTTAG
- a CDS encoding CPBP family intramembrane glutamic endopeptidase — MKIKCTFHIAIAFILIQLTDEFSIAFAYGICEKNPYVRILYVTFAILSLLTMIYLYTKYIIRIQMQDLFLGMPLPKKKWCITAVLMPVLICLFYIFFTKGTFEKGNLTYKEIIDVVTISILSSGIKAAVTEEIVFRGMILRLLQNTFGKKCAVFVSSFLFAVYHFDGIDTSDIKKVIMMIISVEIAGIALALVTEQTGSIWSSVIIHCLYNILSGESQIFHIDVAQNFPAIWMYTVNSKNMLLTGINGSVGFTASIPTMAGFTGIILMVIYDEKKKKTYGKKL, encoded by the coding sequence ATGAAAATAAAATGTACGTTCCATATTGCAATAGCATTCATTCTTATTCAGCTTACGGATGAATTTAGTATAGCATTTGCATATGGGATATGTGAGAAGAATCCATATGTGAGAATTCTATATGTGACATTTGCGATTTTGAGCCTGCTGACCATGATATATTTATATACGAAGTATATTATAAGAATTCAAATGCAGGATTTGTTTTTAGGAATGCCGCTTCCGAAAAAAAAGTGGTGTATAACAGCGGTATTAATGCCGGTATTAATATGCCTTTTTTATATATTTTTTACAAAGGGAACATTTGAAAAAGGAAACCTTACATATAAAGAAATCATAGATGTAGTTACAATTTCTATTTTATCATCAGGTATTAAAGCGGCAGTAACAGAAGAAATTGTCTTTCGTGGTATGATTTTAAGATTGCTTCAGAATACTTTTGGAAAGAAATGTGCAGTGTTTGTTTCAAGTTTTTTATTTGCTGTTTATCATTTTGATGGGATTGATACTTCTGATATAAAAAAAGTAATTATGATGATTATTTCTGTTGAAATTGCAGGAATTGCATTGGCACTTGTTACAGAGCAGACAGGTTCTATATGGTCTTCGGTTATAATTCATTGTCTGTATAATATTCTATCAGGAGAAAGCCAGATTTTTCATATTGATGTGGCACAGAACTTTCCTGCAATATGGATGTATACTGTAAACAGTAAAAATATGTTGCTTACAGGAATTAATGGTTCGGTAGGGTTTACAGCTTCAATTCCAACAATGGCAGGATTTACCGGGATCATATTAATGGTGATTTATGATGAAAAAAAGAAAAAAACATATGGGAAAAAGTTGTAG
- a CDS encoding sigma-70 family RNA polymerase sigma factor, with amino-acid sequence MDALITEAKNGDKEAFVRLIRMNKQSLYKTAWIYLRDEQDIADALQNTILSCYENIQRLREPKYFKTWLMRILINECKDILRQKNHAAELDDFAEGVHCEELNLCEWKQLLLCLDEESRKIVELYYFDEFSVKEISALLEMNSNTVSTKLSRARAKLKKVIRR; translated from the coding sequence ATGGATGCTTTAATAACAGAGGCTAAAAATGGAGATAAAGAAGCATTTGTCAGATTAATCCGGATGAATAAGCAGAGCCTGTATAAGACTGCCTGGATTTATCTTCGGGATGAGCAGGACATTGCTGATGCCCTGCAAAATACAATCCTATCCTGCTATGAAAATATACAGAGACTGAGAGAACCGAAGTATTTTAAAACCTGGCTGATGCGGATCCTTATAAATGAGTGCAAGGACATTCTCCGCCAAAAGAACCATGCAGCAGAACTGGATGATTTTGCAGAAGGTGTACATTGTGAAGAACTGAATCTCTGTGAATGGAAACAATTGCTTTTATGCCTGGATGAAGAAAGTAGGAAAATCGTGGAACTCTATTATTTTGATGAGTTTTCAGTTAAGGAAATCAGTGCCCTTCTTGAAATGAACAGCAATACCGTATCAACCAAACTTTCCCGGGCAAGAGCAAAATTAAAAAAGGTGATCAGGAGGTGA
- a CDS encoding DUF6017 domain-containing protein, with product MAVFRVEKNKGYTVMSNHHLRNKELSLKAKGLLSQMLSLPEDWDYTLAGLSLINRESIDAIRTAVWELEKAGYITRRQGRDEKGKMTAIEYTIYEQPQPLALDCPVLENPTADKPILENPTPDNPTSENPTQLNKELLKTNLPKKEKLNTDVSSTHSIPFHSLNPSPLEDAAQPPERKRKEATDAYSVYEEIIKDNIEYDYLIQDRYLDRDRIEEILALILETVCTKRKTIRIAGDDYPAELVKARFMKLNSEHIRFVLDCMQENTTKIRNIKQYMKAALFNAPSTIGSYYTSLVSHDMADGTFYGKPKKSGIPDYTCNEGESL from the coding sequence ATGGCAGTTTTCCGCGTGGAAAAGAACAAAGGTTATACGGTTATGAGCAACCACCATTTACGCAACAAGGAACTTTCCCTAAAGGCAAAGGGCTTGTTGTCGCAAATGCTCTCACTTCCCGAAGATTGGGACTACACCCTTGCAGGGCTGTCCCTTATCAACCGGGAAAGTATCGACGCTATCCGCACCGCTGTATGGGAGCTTGAAAAAGCCGGATATATCACAAGGCGGCAGGGACGCGACGAGAAAGGCAAAATGACCGCTATCGAGTACACCATTTACGAACAGCCACAGCCCCTAGCATTGGATTGTCCGGTATTGGAAAATCCAACAGCGGATAAGCCGATATTGGAAAATCCGACACCGGATAACCCGACGTCGGAAAATCCAACGCAATTAAATAAAGAACTATTAAAAACTAACTTACCCAAAAAAGAAAAATTAAATACAGATGTATCAAGTACCCATTCCATTCCTTTCCATTCCCTAAATCCCTCTCCCTTAGAGGACGCGGCACAGCCGCCGGAACGGAAGCGAAAGGAAGCGACAGACGCATACAGCGTGTATGAGGAAATCATCAAGGACAATATTGAGTACGACTATCTGATACAGGACAGATACCTTGACCGGGACAGGATAGAGGAAATCCTTGCCCTTATTCTTGAAACCGTCTGCACCAAACGAAAAACAATCCGTATCGCCGGGGACGACTACCCGGCAGAGCTTGTAAAAGCAAGGTTTATGAAACTGAACAGCGAACATATCCGCTTTGTACTTGACTGTATGCAGGAAAACACCACCAAAATCCGCAACATCAAGCAGTACATGAAAGCTGCCCTTTTCAATGCCCCGTCTACGATTGGCAGCTATTACACGTCCCTTGTATCTCACGATATGGCAGATGGTACTTTTTATGGGAAACCGAAAAAATCCGGCATACCCGATTACACCTGCAACGAGGGCGAAAGCCTGTAA
- a CDS encoding DUF5348 domain-containing protein: MTQKTGALIFDETADRYDIRFDVNDYYGGLHCGDCMEVFVRGKWKPTRMEYGDNWYLVGIRAADLSGLRVRI; encoded by the coding sequence ATGACACAGAAAACAGGAGCTTTGATTTTTGATGAAACCGCTGACCGCTACGACATTCGCTTTGACGTAAACGACTACTACGGGGGCTTACATTGCGGCGACTGCATGGAGGTCTTTGTGCGGGGCAAATGGAAGCCTACCCGTATGGAGTACGGGGACAACTGGTATCTTGTGGGTATTCGGGCGGCAGACCTTTCCGGGCTGCGGGTACGGATTTAA
- a CDS encoding PcfB family protein → MQEETNEKTIALYIKTGKLTAQQLQKAMKALLAQMKKQHDRQKIPHGKQTLKQLMKQNAGVSNIEITKDNIKAFESTAKKYGIDFALKKDSTEIPPRYLVFFKGRDADALTAAFKEFSAKKLTQEQKPSIRKLIVSLKEKAAALNAQRDKVKNKDRGIAR, encoded by the coding sequence TTGCAGGAGGAAACCAACGAAAAGACCATAGCCCTTTACATCAAAACCGGGAAACTGACGGCACAGCAGCTCCAAAAGGCTATGAAAGCCCTGCTTGCACAGATGAAAAAGCAGCATGACAGACAGAAAATCCCGCATGGCAAACAGACCCTAAAGCAGCTTATGAAGCAGAACGCGGGCGTTTCCAACATTGAAATCACAAAGGACAATATCAAAGCCTTTGAGAGTACGGCGAAAAAGTACGGGATTGACTTTGCCCTAAAGAAAGACAGCACCGAAATCCCGCCCCGCTATCTTGTTTTCTTCAAGGGACGGGACGCGGACGCACTGACCGCAGCTTTCAAGGAGTTTTCCGCAAAGAAGCTGACGCAGGAACAAAAGCCCTCTATCCGAAAGCTGATTGTTTCCCTCAAAGAAAAGGCGGCGGCTTTGAACGCACAGCGGGACAAAGTAAAAAACAAAGACAGGGGGATTGCAAGATGA
- a CDS encoding VirD4-like conjugal transfer protein, CD1115 family: protein MNAINWKKLLLPNIPYLLFVYLFDKVGQAVRLAPGADLSGKVLSLGEGFSMAFSNPLPSLAPMDLLIGILGAVLIRLIVYVKGKNAKKYRKGIEYGSARWGTAEDIKPYTDPVFQNNVLLTQTERLTMNSRPKQPKYARNKNILVIGGSGSGKTRFFVKPNLMQMHSSYVVTDPKGTVLVECGKLLQRGGYRIKVLNTINFKKSMRYNPFAYIRSEKDILKLVNTLIANTKGDGEKAGEDFWVKSERLFYCALIGYIWYEAPEEEKNFTTLLEMINASEAREDDPEFQSPVDLMFERLEEKDPEHFAVRQYKKFLLSAGKTRSSILISCGARLAPFDIKELRDLMETDEMELDTIGDRKTALFVIISDTDDTFNFVVSILYTQLFNLLCDKADDEYGGRLPVHVRCLLDEFANIGQIPKFEKLIATIRSREISASIILQSQSQLKAIYKDNADTIVGNCDTTLFLGGKEKTTLKEMSEILGKETIDSFNTSENRGREVSHGLNYQKLGKQLMTEDEIAVMDGGKCILQLRGVRPFFSDKYDITKHPNYKYLSDYDKKNTFDMEKHLRRRPALVKPDEVFDYYEISESDLQEDTDHE from the coding sequence ATGAACGCTATCAACTGGAAAAAGCTGCTGCTTCCCAACATTCCCTATCTGCTCTTTGTGTATCTCTTTGATAAAGTCGGGCAGGCGGTACGCCTTGCGCCGGGAGCTGACCTGTCCGGCAAGGTGCTGTCGCTTGGGGAGGGCTTTTCTATGGCTTTTTCAAACCCGCTTCCGAGCCTTGCCCCTATGGATTTACTGATAGGAATTTTAGGCGCGGTGCTTATCCGGCTGATTGTCTATGTAAAAGGCAAGAACGCGAAGAAATACCGGAAAGGTATCGAATACGGCTCTGCCCGTTGGGGAACTGCCGAAGATATTAAGCCCTACACCGACCCGGTATTTCAAAATAACGTGCTTCTGACACAGACGGAACGGCTTACCATGAACAGCCGCCCGAAGCAGCCGAAGTATGCAAGGAATAAAAATATCCTTGTTATCGGGGGAAGCGGCAGCGGCAAGACGAGATTTTTTGTGAAGCCCAACTTAATGCAAATGCACTCAAGCTACGTTGTAACTGACCCGAAAGGTACGGTTTTAGTCGAGTGTGGGAAGCTCTTACAGCGCGGCGGGTATCGGATAAAGGTGCTGAACACGATAAATTTTAAGAAATCCATGCGTTATAATCCCTTTGCCTATATCCGCAGCGAAAAAGACATTTTGAAACTGGTAAATACCTTGATTGCCAACACCAAAGGGGACGGGGAAAAAGCCGGGGAGGATTTTTGGGTAAAATCGGAACGGCTCTTTTACTGCGCCCTTATCGGCTACATTTGGTACGAAGCCCCGGAGGAAGAAAAGAACTTCACGACGCTGCTTGAAATGATAAATGCCAGTGAAGCCCGCGAGGACGACCCGGAATTTCAGTCCCCCGTTGACCTCATGTTTGAACGGTTGGAGGAAAAAGACCCGGAACACTTTGCCGTCCGGCAGTACAAGAAATTCCTGTTATCTGCGGGAAAGACACGAAGCTCTATTCTCATTTCCTGCGGTGCGCGGCTTGCCCCTTTTGACATTAAGGAGCTGCGCGACCTTATGGAAACCGACGAAATGGAGCTTGACACCATAGGCGACCGCAAGACCGCCCTGTTTGTTATCATCAGCGACACCGACGATACTTTTAACTTTGTCGTGAGTATTCTTTACACGCAGCTTTTCAATCTGCTTTGCGACAAGGCAGATGATGAATACGGCGGCAGGCTGCCCGTCCATGTGCGCTGTCTGTTAGACGAGTTTGCAAATATCGGGCAGATACCGAAGTTTGAAAAGCTCATAGCCACCATACGAAGCCGGGAAATCTCCGCGTCGATTATCTTACAGTCGCAAAGCCAGTTAAAGGCAATCTATAAGGACAACGCCGATACCATAGTCGGCAACTGCGACACCACCCTTTTCTTGGGCGGCAAGGAGAAAACCACCCTCAAAGAAATGTCGGAAATCTTGGGGAAAGAAACCATTGACAGCTTCAACACTTCCGAGAACCGGGGGCGCGAGGTATCGCATGGGCTGAATTATCAGAAGTTAGGCAAGCAGCTTATGACGGAAGATGAAATAGCGGTTATGGACGGCGGGAAATGTATTTTACAGCTACGAGGGGTGCGCCCGTTCTTCTCTGATAAGTACGACATTACAAAGCACCCCAACTATAAATATCTTTCCGACTATGACAAGAAAAATACTTTTGATATGGAAAAGCATTTAAGGCGCAGACCCGCCCTTGTGAAGCCGGACGAAGTATTTGACTACTACGAAATCAGCGAAAGCGATTTGCAGGAGGACACCGACCATGAATAG
- a CDS encoding Maff2 family mobile element protein, producing the protein MEFFNSAIGVLQTLVIALGAGLGIWGVINLLEGYGNDNPGAKSQGIKQLMAGGGVALIGTILVPLLSGLFG; encoded by the coding sequence ATGGAATTTTTCAACAGCGCAATCGGCGTATTACAGACTTTGGTTATCGCTCTTGGAGCAGGACTTGGCATTTGGGGCGTTATCAATCTCTTGGAGGGCTACGGAAATGATAATCCGGGCGCAAAATCACAGGGCATTAAGCAGCTCATGGCGGGCGGCGGCGTTGCCCTTATCGGCACTATCCTTGTACCTCTGCTTTCCGGCTTGTTCGGTTAA
- a CDS encoding VirB6/TrbL-like conjugal transfer protein, CD1112 family: MQSILDAINEWIKEILIGAINGNLSTMFGDVNEKVGTIANEVGQTPQGWNANIFSMIQTLSENVIVPIAGLVITYVLCYELISMVTEKNNMHDIETFMFFKWIFKAFVAVFIVTNTFNITMAVFDMAQHIVSGAAGVIGGDTNIDVAEALATMQEGLEDMEIPELLLLVLETSLVSLCMKIMSVLITVILYGRMIEIYLYCSVSPIPFATMTNREWGQIGNNYLKGLFALGFQGFLIMICVGIYAVLVNDMIIADNLHSAVFSLAAYTVILCFSLFKSGTLAKSIFNAH, encoded by the coding sequence ATGCAGAGCATACTTGACGCGATTAACGAATGGATAAAGGAAATCCTTATCGGAGCGATAAACGGTAATCTGTCAACTATGTTCGGGGACGTAAACGAAAAAGTCGGGACTATCGCAAACGAGGTAGGACAGACCCCGCAGGGTTGGAACGCAAATATTTTCAGCATGATACAGACCCTTTCTGAAAATGTAATCGTTCCGATTGCGGGGCTTGTCATTACCTATGTCCTATGCTACGAGCTAATCAGCATGGTAACGGAAAAGAACAATATGCACGACATAGAAACATTCATGTTCTTTAAGTGGATATTCAAAGCCTTTGTCGCGGTGTTTATCGTAACCAACACGTTCAACATCACAATGGCGGTCTTTGATATGGCGCAGCATATCGTTTCCGGCGCAGCGGGGGTTATCGGCGGCGATACGAATATCGACGTTGCCGAAGCCCTTGCCACCATGCAGGAGGGGCTTGAAGATATGGAAATCCCCGAACTGCTCTTACTTGTGCTTGAAACAAGCCTTGTAAGCCTTTGCATGAAAATCATGTCCGTACTGATAACCGTTATCCTCTACGGCAGAATGATAGAGATTTACCTTTACTGTTCGGTATCGCCTATTCCATTTGCGACCATGACCAACAGAGAATGGGGACAGATTGGAAACAACTACCTAAAAGGGCTGTTCGCTCTTGGTTTTCAAGGCTTCCTCATTATGATATGTGTCGGTATTTACGCCGTACTGGTAAACGATATGATAATCGCAGACAATCTGCACAGCGCGGTATTTTCCCTTGCCGCCTATACGGTTATCCTCTGTTTTTCCCTGTTCAAATCCGGCACACTGGCAAAATCCATATTCAACGCCCACTAA
- a CDS encoding PrgI family protein — protein MAYVPVPKDLSKVKTKVAFNLTKRQIVCFAAALLIGLPLFFLLKGSAGTNLAAMAMIVVMLPCFLLAMYEKHGQPLEVVVRNVVQTKFTRPKERPYRTENLYAVLEKQRKLEKEVSAIVKRTNKKDAGSRRKQA, from the coding sequence TTGGCGTATGTACCTGTACCCAAAGACCTTTCCAAAGTCAAAACAAAAGTCGCTTTCAATCTGACAAAGCGGCAAATCGTTTGTTTTGCGGCGGCTCTCTTAATCGGACTGCCGCTGTTTTTTTTGCTCAAAGGCAGCGCAGGGACAAACCTTGCGGCTATGGCGATGATTGTCGTCATGCTCCCCTGTTTCCTGCTTGCCATGTATGAAAAACATGGGCAGCCCCTTGAAGTGGTGGTAAGAAATGTCGTTCAGACAAAGTTTACCCGCCCAAAGGAGCGACCTTACAGAACCGAAAACCTATACGCTGTCTTGGAAAAGCAGCGAAAACTTGAAAAGGAGGTATCAGCGATTGTCAAAAGGACAAACAAAAAAGACGCGGGAAGCCGCAGGAAACAGGCGTAA